In Heyndrickxia vini, the sequence ATGAAGAGAAACCAAAAAACTTAGATGCAAGTATTACAAGTATTATCCATGAAATTGGTGTGCCGGCACATATTAAAGGATATTTATATTTAAGAGAAGCTATCTCTATGGTTTATAATGATATTGAGCTACTGGGATCAATTACTAAAGTATTATATCCGGATATCGCAAAAAAATATAATACGACGGCAAGTCGTGTTGAGCGAGCAATCCGTCATGCGATTGAAGTTGCTTGGAGTCGCGGAAATATCGATTCTATCTCCTCGTTATTTGGTTATACAGTGAGCATGTCTAAAGCAAAGCCTACAAATAGTGAATTCATTGCGATGGTTGCTGATAAACTGCGTTTGGAACATAAAGCGTCCTAATCATTTAAATTTTTTATCTTAATGGACTTATATTTCGAAGGGTTCTAATGTTTTTTCACTTCATTAAGAACCCTTTTTTGTTGATTATCATTTTCTTCTTATATCTATTAAATCGTGATTTTTATATTTAATTTTTACTTTTTCCCCAATCGAATATTGTACATATGTGTCACAATCCATTTCTAGGATTTTTCCGTTATCAAATTCCATCAAGCAAGCTGCTTCCCCGCTTGGAGTTGAAATAACCGGTATACTTTTCTTAGTTTTAACACCTTTTGCTTTTCCTTTTGATTGTGGAGTGTAATATTTTTCAACAATTACTACTTTTTTGTAGCTGTTTGAAGGGCGGGATAGTAAAAAGAAAAGTACGATCAATAATAGACATAGTACAACGACTTTTAACAGAACCTTCTTCATCATGCACTCCTTATGACAAGTATTTAATTTATACTATGTATATTGATTGGAATGCGGAATATGCATGATCAATTAACAAGTTAAAGGTAAATTAAGCAATCAAACCCCATTTTTTCTTCATATAGTGTATGAGACTAGAAATAAAAAATTAGTAAGGACGTGACAACATGACCCTTATATTTGCACACCGTGGATCAGCAGGAACACATCCCGAAAATACGATGGAATCGTTTATTGCTGCTGAAAGGTCAGGTGCAGACGGAATTGAACTGGATGTTCATTTATCTAAAGATGGAGAGATTGTCGTTATTCACGATGAAACGGTGGATCGTACTACTAACGGAAAAGGGTTTGTTCATCAATTGTCCATCGCGGAACTTAAAGAATTGAATGCAAGCTATAAATTTAAAACCTTTCAGTCATTTATAAGAAGCCCCAAAATACCTACTTTAAAAGAAGTGTTTGAATGGATGAGAGGAAACGATCTTCAATGTAATATAGAAATGAAAAATGGAAAAATCATGTATCCATTATTAGAAGAAAAAATGATCCAATTAATAAGGGATTATCAGTATGAGGAACGAATCATTATTTCTTCCTTTAATCACTATTCTCTTGTGCATTGTTATCAATTGGCTCCGGAATTAGAAACTGCACCACTTTATTCTGATGGCCTATATATGCCATGGGTATACGCACATGCTATTCATGCGAAAGGATTGCATCCAAACTTAAAAGCGGCGCCAGATATGATCATACAAGGAGCGATGGCTGATGGGATTGCCGTTCGTCCTTATACGGTGAATAAAGAAAGTGATATGGAAAGATTAATGAACATACAATGTTCGGCTATAATTACTGACTATCCAGCAAAGGCAGTTAAACTAAGGAGGAAATTTTTCAAATAAAAAAATCCGCGTTAATGAGCAGATTTTTTTCTGTCTAGCTCCTGTGCATAGCCCTCGAGATCAAAAAAACTTCGACAATAAAAGTCAAAGAGCAGA encodes:
- a CDS encoding glycerophosphodiester phosphodiesterase, with the protein product MTLIFAHRGSAGTHPENTMESFIAAERSGADGIELDVHLSKDGEIVVIHDETVDRTTNGKGFVHQLSIAELKELNASYKFKTFQSFIRSPKIPTLKEVFEWMRGNDLQCNIEMKNGKIMYPLLEEKMIQLIRDYQYEERIIISSFNHYSLVHCYQLAPELETAPLYSDGLYMPWVYAHAIHAKGLHPNLKAAPDMIIQGAMADGIAVRPYTVNKESDMERLMNIQCSAIITDYPAKAVKLRRKFFK